In the Choloepus didactylus isolate mChoDid1 chromosome 5, mChoDid1.pri, whole genome shotgun sequence genome, one interval contains:
- the LOC119535213 gene encoding pancreatic progenitor cell differentiation and proliferation factor-like: protein MAAVLSSGSLVATHNYYRCCLGPASSNSSCGGARYTLEKPSPQPWGQAPSSGSPPSYPWPLCWRPQSPRSLPGLQRHDHRCDLLRKQPGGQPGRGSTGSPS from the exons ATGGCAGCCGTTCTCTCCAGCGGCTCGCTCGTGGCCACTCACAACTACTACCGGTGCTGCTTAGGTCCCGCTTCTAGTAACAGCTCCTGTGGAGGTGCCAGGTATACCCTGGAGAAGCCATCTCCACAACCCTG GGGGCAAGCTCCTTCTTCGGGAAGTCCACCCTCCTACCCATGGCCATTGTGTTGGCGACCCCAGAGCCCTCGGAGTCTCCCAGGCCTCCAGAGGCACGATCACCGGTGTGACCTGCTAAGGAAGCAGCCTGGTGGGCAGCCTGGCAGAGGCAGCACGGGGTCCCCCTCCTGA